In the Solanum pennellii chromosome 5, SPENNV200 genome, one interval contains:
- the LOC107020573 gene encoding uncharacterized protein LOC107020573 isoform X1 — MRSSMSPDNLSSAPSTSRSSPPSAASQNLNCKHSNVFQLLTRREVAPRTKRASRKFWGENTKCTLDSYGLKRGVGSDARQGLISWVEAESLQHLSAKYCSLLPPPRSTIAAAFSPDGRTLASTHGDHTVKIIDCQTGKCLKVMSGHRRTPWVVRFHPLYPEILASGSLDHEVRLWDAKTAECIGSRDFYRPIASIAFHAQGEVLAVASGHKLYIWHYNRRGEASSPAIILKTRRSLRAVHFHPHGAPFLLTAEVNDLDSSDSSMTRATSPGNLQYPPPTVYLTDAYSTYQSASANELPIMSLPFLIWPSIARGDPRIPMQQSDIDVGSDSIQQRSDTSSSVRLLTYSTPSGQYELLLSPIEQSASPTQEAHTSSSVRENETGTQLLVDPMETDGQPEERNNQFFPFSDPAYWELPFLQGWLIGRSQAVQQTTRSDLGGATINPSTYGELENPSAVPLVISSNSHPRSGRSGSRHRSSRSRMIPVAGAGDGAAPVNVMHDESDPQISIGRIQSEIATSLAAAAAAELPCTVKLRIWPYDIKVPCAALDAERCRLIIPHAVLCSEMGAHFSPCGRFLAACVACILPNLDSDPGFHGHLHHDTMTASTSPTRHPVAAHQVMYELRIYSLEEETFGSVLAARAIRAAHCLTSIQFSPTSEHLLLAYGRRHSSLLKSVVIDGDTTIPIYTILEVYRVSDMELVRVLPSTEDEVNVACFHPSVGGGLVYGTKEGKLRILQYDNSNSLGRTIPCSPVENMLEVPTYALEG, encoded by the exons ATGAGATCATCTATGTCGCCGGACAATTTAAGTAGTGCTCCGTCGACGTCGAGGAGTTCTCCTCCTTCTGCGGCATCTCAAAATCTCAATTGTAAACACAG TAATGTCTTTCAGCTGTTAACAAGGAGGGAGGTAGCTCCTCGAACTAAACGCGCTTCCAGAAAGTTTTGGGGTGAGAATACAAAATGTACTCTTGACTCCTATGGGTTGAAACGCGGAGTGGGAAGTGATGCTAGACAAGGACTAATATCTTG GGTAGAGGCAGAGTCATTGCAACATTTATCAGCCAAGTATTGCTCACTGTTGCCTCCTCCAAGGTCTACCATTGCAGCAGCATTCAGTCCTGATGGGAGGACACTTGCTTCTACGCA TGGAGATCACACAGTGAAAATAATTGACTGTCAAACTGGGAAATGCTTAAAGGTTATGAGTGGACACCGCAGGACACCTTGGGTG GTTCGTTTCCATCCGTTGTACCCTGAAATACTTGCAAGTGGAAGTTTGGACCACGAAGTTCGGCTGTGGGATGCAAAAACTGCAGAGTGTATAGGATCGCGTGATTTTT ATCGTCCCATTGCATCCATTGCATTCCATGCCCAGGGGGAAGTTCTGGCTGTTGCTTCAGGCCACAAG CTTTACATATGGCACTATAACAGAAGAGGAGAGGCTTCTTCACCAGCAATTATACTGAAGACACGGCGGTCTCTTCGTGCTGTCCATTTCCACCCACATGGTGCCCCGTTTCTTTTAACAGCTGAG GTCAACGATCTGGACTCATCAGATTCCTCAATGACTCGTGCGACCTCTCCGGGTAACTTGCAGTATCCTCCTCCTACTGTGTATTTGACTGATGCTTATTCCACTTATCAATCTGCTTCAGCAAATGAACTGCCTATCATGTCTCTACCATTCCTGATCTGGCCGTCAATTGCAAGAGGTGATCCTAGAATACCCATGCAGCAGAGTGATATAGATGTGGGATCTGATAGTATACAGCAGAGATCAGACACATCGTCATCTGTCCGTCTTCTTACATATTCAACTCCGTCCGGCCAGTATGAACTTTTATTGTCGCCTATTGAGCAAAGTGCATCTCCTACACAAGAAGCTCATACTAGTTCTTCTGTCAGGGAAAACGAAACTGGCACTCAACTTTTAGTTGATCCCATGGAGACTGATGGGCAGCCAGAAGAGAGAAACAATCAGTTTTTCCCTTTTAGTGACCCGGCATACTGGGAATTGCCTTTTTTGCAAGGATGGTTGATTGGTCGAAGCCAAGCTGTTCAACAAACAACTCGTTCAGATCTTGGTGGTGCTACCATCAATCCATCAACTTATGGTGAACTGGAAAATCCTTCTGCTGTTCCCTTGGTAATTTCAAGCAATAGTCATCCAAGGTCCGGAAGATCTGGTTCTCGGCACCGTTCTTCTCGCTCTCGAATGATCCCTGTTGCTGGAGCTGGTGATGGCGCTGCTCCTGTTAATGTTATGCATGATGAGAGTGATCCACAAATTTCTATTGGTCGCATCCAGTCAGAGATAGCTACTTCACTTGCAGCTGCAGCGGCTGCTGAATTACCTTGCACTGTGAAACTCAGGATTTGGCCTTATGATATTAAGGTTCCATGTGCAGCCCTTGATGCTGAAAGATGTCGCTTAATAATACCTCATGCCGTGCTTTGCAG TGAAATGGGAGCCCATTTTTCACCATGTGGGCGATTTTTAGCAGCTTGTGTTGCATGTATTCTGCCGAACTTAGACTCTGATCCTGGTTTTCATGGTCATCTTCATCATGATACTATGACAGCTTCGACTTCTCCAACCAGACATCCAGTTGCTGCCCACCAGGTTATGTATGAGCTACGGATATATTCCCTGGAGGAGGAAAC GTTTGGTTCCGTACTTGCAGCTCGAGCAATTAGAGCTGCTCATTGTTTAACTTCAATTCAG TTTTCTCCAACTTCAGAGCATCTGTTACTTGCTTATGGGCGTCGCCATAGTTCACTACTGAAAagtgttgtgattgatggagaCACAACTATACCCATTTACACGATTCTTGAG GTCTATAGAGTTTCTGATATGGAACTTGTAAGAGTTCTTCCCAGCACGGAGGATGAGGTCAATGTCGCTTGTTTCCATCCTTCGGTTGGTGGTGGCCTTGTCTATGGAACCAAG GAAGGGAAGTTAAGGATTCTCCAATATGACAATTCGAACAGCCTGGGTCGCACAATACCCTGTTCTCCTGTCGAGAACATGCTCGAG GTCCCAACGTATGCTTTAGAAGGCTAG
- the LOC107020573 gene encoding uncharacterized protein LOC107020573 isoform X2 — protein sequence MRSSMSPDNLSSAPSTSRSSPPSAASQNLNCKHSNVFQLLTRREVAPRTKRASRKFWGENTKCTLDSYGLKRGVGSDARQGLISWVEAESLQHLSAKYCSLLPPPRSTIAAAFSPDGRTLASTHGDHTVKIIDCQTGKCLKVMSGHRRTPWVVRFHPLYPEILASGSLDHEVRLWDAKTAECIGSRDFYRPIASIAFHAQGEVLAVASGHKLYIWHYNRRGEASSPAIILKTRRSLRAVHFHPHGAPFLLTAEVNDLDSSDSSMTRATSPANELPIMSLPFLIWPSIARGDPRIPMQQSDIDVGSDSIQQRSDTSSSVRLLTYSTPSGQYELLLSPIEQSASPTQEAHTSSSVRENETGTQLLVDPMETDGQPEERNNQFFPFSDPAYWELPFLQGWLIGRSQAVQQTTRSDLGGATINPSTYGELENPSAVPLVISSNSHPRSGRSGSRHRSSRSRMIPVAGAGDGAAPVNVMHDESDPQISIGRIQSEIATSLAAAAAAELPCTVKLRIWPYDIKVPCAALDAERCRLIIPHAVLCSEMGAHFSPCGRFLAACVACILPNLDSDPGFHGHLHHDTMTASTSPTRHPVAAHQVMYELRIYSLEEETFGSVLAARAIRAAHCLTSIQFSPTSEHLLLAYGRRHSSLLKSVVIDGDTTIPIYTILEVYRVSDMELVRVLPSTEDEVNVACFHPSVGGGLVYGTKEGKLRILQYDNSNSLGRTIPCSPVENMLEVPTYALEG from the exons ATGAGATCATCTATGTCGCCGGACAATTTAAGTAGTGCTCCGTCGACGTCGAGGAGTTCTCCTCCTTCTGCGGCATCTCAAAATCTCAATTGTAAACACAG TAATGTCTTTCAGCTGTTAACAAGGAGGGAGGTAGCTCCTCGAACTAAACGCGCTTCCAGAAAGTTTTGGGGTGAGAATACAAAATGTACTCTTGACTCCTATGGGTTGAAACGCGGAGTGGGAAGTGATGCTAGACAAGGACTAATATCTTG GGTAGAGGCAGAGTCATTGCAACATTTATCAGCCAAGTATTGCTCACTGTTGCCTCCTCCAAGGTCTACCATTGCAGCAGCATTCAGTCCTGATGGGAGGACACTTGCTTCTACGCA TGGAGATCACACAGTGAAAATAATTGACTGTCAAACTGGGAAATGCTTAAAGGTTATGAGTGGACACCGCAGGACACCTTGGGTG GTTCGTTTCCATCCGTTGTACCCTGAAATACTTGCAAGTGGAAGTTTGGACCACGAAGTTCGGCTGTGGGATGCAAAAACTGCAGAGTGTATAGGATCGCGTGATTTTT ATCGTCCCATTGCATCCATTGCATTCCATGCCCAGGGGGAAGTTCTGGCTGTTGCTTCAGGCCACAAG CTTTACATATGGCACTATAACAGAAGAGGAGAGGCTTCTTCACCAGCAATTATACTGAAGACACGGCGGTCTCTTCGTGCTGTCCATTTCCACCCACATGGTGCCCCGTTTCTTTTAACAGCTGAG GTCAACGATCTGGACTCATCAGATTCCTCAATGACTCGTGCGACCTCTCCGG CAAATGAACTGCCTATCATGTCTCTACCATTCCTGATCTGGCCGTCAATTGCAAGAGGTGATCCTAGAATACCCATGCAGCAGAGTGATATAGATGTGGGATCTGATAGTATACAGCAGAGATCAGACACATCGTCATCTGTCCGTCTTCTTACATATTCAACTCCGTCCGGCCAGTATGAACTTTTATTGTCGCCTATTGAGCAAAGTGCATCTCCTACACAAGAAGCTCATACTAGTTCTTCTGTCAGGGAAAACGAAACTGGCACTCAACTTTTAGTTGATCCCATGGAGACTGATGGGCAGCCAGAAGAGAGAAACAATCAGTTTTTCCCTTTTAGTGACCCGGCATACTGGGAATTGCCTTTTTTGCAAGGATGGTTGATTGGTCGAAGCCAAGCTGTTCAACAAACAACTCGTTCAGATCTTGGTGGTGCTACCATCAATCCATCAACTTATGGTGAACTGGAAAATCCTTCTGCTGTTCCCTTGGTAATTTCAAGCAATAGTCATCCAAGGTCCGGAAGATCTGGTTCTCGGCACCGTTCTTCTCGCTCTCGAATGATCCCTGTTGCTGGAGCTGGTGATGGCGCTGCTCCTGTTAATGTTATGCATGATGAGAGTGATCCACAAATTTCTATTGGTCGCATCCAGTCAGAGATAGCTACTTCACTTGCAGCTGCAGCGGCTGCTGAATTACCTTGCACTGTGAAACTCAGGATTTGGCCTTATGATATTAAGGTTCCATGTGCAGCCCTTGATGCTGAAAGATGTCGCTTAATAATACCTCATGCCGTGCTTTGCAG TGAAATGGGAGCCCATTTTTCACCATGTGGGCGATTTTTAGCAGCTTGTGTTGCATGTATTCTGCCGAACTTAGACTCTGATCCTGGTTTTCATGGTCATCTTCATCATGATACTATGACAGCTTCGACTTCTCCAACCAGACATCCAGTTGCTGCCCACCAGGTTATGTATGAGCTACGGATATATTCCCTGGAGGAGGAAAC GTTTGGTTCCGTACTTGCAGCTCGAGCAATTAGAGCTGCTCATTGTTTAACTTCAATTCAG TTTTCTCCAACTTCAGAGCATCTGTTACTTGCTTATGGGCGTCGCCATAGTTCACTACTGAAAagtgttgtgattgatggagaCACAACTATACCCATTTACACGATTCTTGAG GTCTATAGAGTTTCTGATATGGAACTTGTAAGAGTTCTTCCCAGCACGGAGGATGAGGTCAATGTCGCTTGTTTCCATCCTTCGGTTGGTGGTGGCCTTGTCTATGGAACCAAG GAAGGGAAGTTAAGGATTCTCCAATATGACAATTCGAACAGCCTGGGTCGCACAATACCCTGTTCTCCTGTCGAGAACATGCTCGAG GTCCCAACGTATGCTTTAGAAGGCTAG
- the LOC107020573 gene encoding uncharacterized protein LOC107020573 isoform X3, which translates to MGGHLLLRSQSLFDYIDIGDHTVKIIDCQTGKCLKVMSGHRRTPWVVRFHPLYPEILASGSLDHEVRLWDAKTAECIGSRDFYRPIASIAFHAQGEVLAVASGHKLYIWHYNRRGEASSPAIILKTRRSLRAVHFHPHGAPFLLTAEVNDLDSSDSSMTRATSPGNLQYPPPTVYLTDAYSTYQSASANELPIMSLPFLIWPSIARGDPRIPMQQSDIDVGSDSIQQRSDTSSSVRLLTYSTPSGQYELLLSPIEQSASPTQEAHTSSSVRENETGTQLLVDPMETDGQPEERNNQFFPFSDPAYWELPFLQGWLIGRSQAVQQTTRSDLGGATINPSTYGELENPSAVPLVISSNSHPRSGRSGSRHRSSRSRMIPVAGAGDGAAPVNVMHDESDPQISIGRIQSEIATSLAAAAAAELPCTVKLRIWPYDIKVPCAALDAERCRLIIPHAVLCSEMGAHFSPCGRFLAACVACILPNLDSDPGFHGHLHHDTMTASTSPTRHPVAAHQVMYELRIYSLEEETFGSVLAARAIRAAHCLTSIQFSPTSEHLLLAYGRRHSSLLKSVVIDGDTTIPIYTILEVYRVSDMELVRVLPSTEDEVNVACFHPSVGGGLVYGTKEGKLRILQYDNSNSLGRTIPCSPVENMLEVPTYALEG; encoded by the exons ATGGGAGGACACTTGCTTCTACGCAGTCAGTCTCTCTTCGATTACATAGACAT TGGAGATCACACAGTGAAAATAATTGACTGTCAAACTGGGAAATGCTTAAAGGTTATGAGTGGACACCGCAGGACACCTTGGGTG GTTCGTTTCCATCCGTTGTACCCTGAAATACTTGCAAGTGGAAGTTTGGACCACGAAGTTCGGCTGTGGGATGCAAAAACTGCAGAGTGTATAGGATCGCGTGATTTTT ATCGTCCCATTGCATCCATTGCATTCCATGCCCAGGGGGAAGTTCTGGCTGTTGCTTCAGGCCACAAG CTTTACATATGGCACTATAACAGAAGAGGAGAGGCTTCTTCACCAGCAATTATACTGAAGACACGGCGGTCTCTTCGTGCTGTCCATTTCCACCCACATGGTGCCCCGTTTCTTTTAACAGCTGAG GTCAACGATCTGGACTCATCAGATTCCTCAATGACTCGTGCGACCTCTCCGGGTAACTTGCAGTATCCTCCTCCTACTGTGTATTTGACTGATGCTTATTCCACTTATCAATCTGCTTCAGCAAATGAACTGCCTATCATGTCTCTACCATTCCTGATCTGGCCGTCAATTGCAAGAGGTGATCCTAGAATACCCATGCAGCAGAGTGATATAGATGTGGGATCTGATAGTATACAGCAGAGATCAGACACATCGTCATCTGTCCGTCTTCTTACATATTCAACTCCGTCCGGCCAGTATGAACTTTTATTGTCGCCTATTGAGCAAAGTGCATCTCCTACACAAGAAGCTCATACTAGTTCTTCTGTCAGGGAAAACGAAACTGGCACTCAACTTTTAGTTGATCCCATGGAGACTGATGGGCAGCCAGAAGAGAGAAACAATCAGTTTTTCCCTTTTAGTGACCCGGCATACTGGGAATTGCCTTTTTTGCAAGGATGGTTGATTGGTCGAAGCCAAGCTGTTCAACAAACAACTCGTTCAGATCTTGGTGGTGCTACCATCAATCCATCAACTTATGGTGAACTGGAAAATCCTTCTGCTGTTCCCTTGGTAATTTCAAGCAATAGTCATCCAAGGTCCGGAAGATCTGGTTCTCGGCACCGTTCTTCTCGCTCTCGAATGATCCCTGTTGCTGGAGCTGGTGATGGCGCTGCTCCTGTTAATGTTATGCATGATGAGAGTGATCCACAAATTTCTATTGGTCGCATCCAGTCAGAGATAGCTACTTCACTTGCAGCTGCAGCGGCTGCTGAATTACCTTGCACTGTGAAACTCAGGATTTGGCCTTATGATATTAAGGTTCCATGTGCAGCCCTTGATGCTGAAAGATGTCGCTTAATAATACCTCATGCCGTGCTTTGCAG TGAAATGGGAGCCCATTTTTCACCATGTGGGCGATTTTTAGCAGCTTGTGTTGCATGTATTCTGCCGAACTTAGACTCTGATCCTGGTTTTCATGGTCATCTTCATCATGATACTATGACAGCTTCGACTTCTCCAACCAGACATCCAGTTGCTGCCCACCAGGTTATGTATGAGCTACGGATATATTCCCTGGAGGAGGAAAC GTTTGGTTCCGTACTTGCAGCTCGAGCAATTAGAGCTGCTCATTGTTTAACTTCAATTCAG TTTTCTCCAACTTCAGAGCATCTGTTACTTGCTTATGGGCGTCGCCATAGTTCACTACTGAAAagtgttgtgattgatggagaCACAACTATACCCATTTACACGATTCTTGAG GTCTATAGAGTTTCTGATATGGAACTTGTAAGAGTTCTTCCCAGCACGGAGGATGAGGTCAATGTCGCTTGTTTCCATCCTTCGGTTGGTGGTGGCCTTGTCTATGGAACCAAG GAAGGGAAGTTAAGGATTCTCCAATATGACAATTCGAACAGCCTGGGTCGCACAATACCCTGTTCTCCTGTCGAGAACATGCTCGAG GTCCCAACGTATGCTTTAGAAGGCTAG